A part of Streptomyces sp. NBC_01451 genomic DNA contains:
- a CDS encoding MoxR family ATPase, whose translation MAEHRSPEGAFLSPDRGDGEIYVMSPRIDEAVMVALATGRPLLLRGRPGSGKSSLAPFIARQRGWRYYDHVITYATRSTELLWRYDSVRRLADAQAHRQGAVGLDDASYVEPGVLWWALAPQSARRRGRPAGQGVAGTECLDPAADVNAGRSPDHAVVLIDEIDKADPDVPNSLLVPLGSHRFTVMETGTEVRLERPTGEVDPRFSRHLVVITTNDERELPQAFLRRCVVETLPDHDVPSLVRIAQEHMKTWPGSAGDGELRLAEALAVELGKVREQAMTIGLREPSTAEFLDALRACLTLGIGLGSERWEWLKNCVLIKRQQIAGDEW comes from the coding sequence ATGGCGGAGCACCGGAGCCCGGAGGGAGCCTTCCTCAGCCCGGACCGGGGGGACGGCGAGATCTACGTGATGTCCCCGCGCATCGACGAGGCGGTGATGGTGGCCCTGGCCACCGGACGGCCATTGCTCCTGCGCGGCCGACCGGGGTCCGGCAAGTCGTCCCTGGCGCCCTTCATCGCCCGACAGCGCGGCTGGCGCTACTACGACCACGTCATCACCTACGCCACCCGGTCCACCGAACTGTTGTGGCGCTACGACAGTGTCCGCCGGCTCGCCGACGCGCAGGCACACCGGCAGGGGGCCGTCGGTCTCGACGACGCCTCGTACGTCGAACCCGGCGTGCTGTGGTGGGCCTTGGCGCCCCAGTCCGCGCGACGGCGGGGGCGGCCGGCCGGACAGGGGGTGGCCGGGACCGAGTGTCTGGACCCGGCCGCCGACGTCAACGCCGGCCGGAGTCCCGATCACGCCGTCGTCCTCATCGACGAGATCGACAAGGCCGATCCCGACGTACCCAACAGCCTTCTGGTGCCGCTGGGTTCGCACCGGTTCACCGTCATGGAGACCGGCACCGAGGTGAGGCTGGAGCGGCCCACCGGAGAGGTCGACCCGCGCTTCTCCCGGCATCTCGTCGTCATCACGACCAACGACGAGCGGGAGCTTCCGCAGGCCTTTCTCCGGCGGTGCGTCGTGGAGACACTTCCCGATCACGACGTGCCGAGTCTGGTCCGGATCGCCCAGGAGCACATGAAGACCTGGCCCGGGAGCGCCGGTGACGGTGAACTGCGGCTGGCCGAGGCGCTCGCCGTGGAACTGGGCAAGGTACGGGAACAGGCGATGACCATCGGGCTGCGCGAACCCAGCACCGCCGAGTTCCTGGACGCGCTGCGCGCCTGCCTCACCCTGGGCATCGGCCTCGGCAGCGAACGCTGGGAGTGGCTGAAGAACTGCGTCCTCATCAAGCGCCAGCAGATCGCGGGGGACGAGTGGTGA
- a CDS encoding toll/interleukin-1 receptor domain-containing protein — translation MFISHSTRGDSYATAVRSQVVHGLRERGYDVLVDTDGLPAGEKWHPRLYEWLLECRAAVVLLNRSALGSFWVHREVDILMWRHHFNRSFFVLPAPVGDVTPEDLDGAGFEDLMSLQLVQRTGAGDAEKEPPDPAEAAAVIVRAFPPLPAMPEDDDPVQRWAEDITAQLSQVRTMSRLARMGRALGMHDRHLAGAPVTDVSCGFLAAQMLHTHDAVALRNAIGEVARHMDSTALDQLVHLVLPVWIDATSARHVLPEDNGSGPRTVVLSVRNPDTGEYYLGRAFCMDYSRYWPIVVNAPPPGEEDPEEELRYRCERTIRARFGMTDREPLSSAPQLPNCDTYVVIFAEHCSLDEAERVVDWLHGQIPWLHVLLIPQDELTDDDPRPGRLADALLLVPPFGADDERIAIRVASGMLNDWGHGRDGDDGRPGRSRGRG, via the coding sequence GTGTTCATCAGCCACAGCACGCGCGGTGACTCCTACGCCACGGCGGTGCGCTCACAGGTCGTACACGGGCTGCGTGAGCGCGGATACGACGTCCTGGTCGACACCGACGGACTTCCGGCCGGGGAGAAATGGCATCCGCGGCTGTACGAGTGGCTGCTGGAGTGCCGGGCCGCTGTGGTCCTGCTCAACCGTTCGGCGCTCGGGTCGTTCTGGGTGCACCGGGAAGTCGACATCCTGATGTGGCGGCACCACTTCAACAGGTCGTTCTTCGTCCTTCCCGCTCCCGTCGGCGACGTGACCCCCGAGGACCTGGACGGAGCCGGGTTCGAGGATCTGATGTCCCTTCAGCTCGTGCAGCGGACCGGGGCGGGCGACGCCGAGAAGGAGCCGCCGGACCCGGCCGAGGCCGCGGCGGTCATCGTCCGGGCGTTCCCGCCGCTGCCGGCCATGCCCGAGGACGACGACCCCGTGCAGCGCTGGGCCGAGGACATCACCGCGCAGCTGAGCCAGGTACGTACGATGAGCCGGCTCGCGCGGATGGGACGTGCCCTCGGGATGCACGACCGGCATCTGGCCGGGGCTCCGGTCACGGATGTCAGCTGCGGCTTCCTCGCCGCGCAGATGCTCCACACGCACGACGCCGTGGCACTGCGCAACGCCATCGGGGAGGTCGCCCGGCACATGGACAGCACGGCTCTCGACCAGCTCGTCCATCTGGTGCTGCCGGTCTGGATCGACGCCACCTCCGCCCGGCACGTGCTGCCGGAGGACAACGGTTCCGGGCCCCGCACGGTCGTCCTCAGCGTGCGCAACCCGGACACCGGGGAGTACTACCTGGGCCGGGCCTTCTGCATGGACTACAGCCGCTACTGGCCCATCGTCGTGAACGCGCCGCCCCCGGGCGAGGAGGACCCGGAGGAGGAGCTCCGCTACCGGTGCGAGCGGACCATCAGGGCCCGGTTCGGGATGACCGACCGGGAACCGCTGTCGAGCGCCCCGCAGTTGCCGAACTGCGACACCTACGTCGTGATCTTCGCCGAACACTGTTCCCTGGACGAGGCGGAGCGCGTCGTCGACTGGCTGCACGGTCAGATTCCCTGGCTGCACGTCCTTCTGATTCCGCAGGACGAACTGACGGACGACGACCCCAGACCCGGACGGCTCGCGGACGCCCTGCTGCTGGTGCCGCCGTTCGGGGCCGACGACGAGCGCATCGCGATCAGGGTCGCCTCCGGGATGCTGAACGACTGGGGGCACGGCAGGGACGGCGACGACGGCAGGCCGGGGCGGTCCCGGGGGAGGGGATGA
- a CDS encoding FxsB family cyclophane-forming radical SAM/SPASM peptide maturase, whose amino-acid sequence MTAAPAVWPVQGLDVQAVRLAVGAVPTPFQQFVLKVHSRCNLACTYCYVYEGPDQSWRERPRAVPARVMDAAARRIGEHAEAHQLHDVHVNLHGGEPLLSGTGLLVRYVAAVRRAVAERAGESCRVHVTMQTNGTLLTDAVVRELADAGIRIGVSLDGGLARHNKGRVDRRGRPAWPAATRGLRILRRHPDSYAGILCTIDPSTDAVEVYESLLTFAPPSLDLLLPHANWTAPPSGAGDPALYGRWLATVFDQWFDAGRVRTAIRLFTEIIGLLMGLPSATEAVGTSPVVAVVVDTDGAIEQVDSLKTTYAGAPVTGFDVFRHPFDLALDHPGIAARQLGLAALSSTCRDCPLVEVCGGGNYAHRFRADSGFLNPSVYCQDLDHLIRHIAGRLSAAVGDARLRER is encoded by the coding sequence GTGACAGCGGCACCGGCCGTGTGGCCCGTCCAGGGGCTGGACGTCCAGGCGGTCAGGCTTGCCGTCGGCGCCGTCCCCACCCCCTTCCAGCAGTTCGTGCTGAAGGTCCACAGCCGCTGCAACCTCGCCTGCACCTACTGCTACGTCTACGAGGGCCCCGACCAGAGCTGGCGCGAGCGTCCGCGTGCCGTGCCGGCGAGGGTCATGGACGCCGCAGCCCGGCGCATCGGCGAGCATGCCGAGGCTCATCAACTGCACGACGTGCATGTCAATCTGCACGGCGGAGAACCTTTGCTGTCCGGAACCGGACTTCTCGTCCGGTACGTCGCCGCGGTGCGACGGGCCGTGGCCGAACGGGCCGGTGAGTCGTGCCGGGTGCATGTCACCATGCAGACGAACGGGACCCTGCTCACCGACGCGGTCGTCCGCGAACTCGCCGACGCGGGTATCAGGATCGGGGTCAGTCTCGACGGCGGGCTGGCCCGGCACAACAAGGGCCGTGTGGACCGCCGGGGGCGTCCCGCCTGGCCCGCCGCCACCCGCGGGTTACGCATCCTCCGGAGGCACCCGGACTCGTATGCCGGAATTCTCTGCACCATCGACCCCTCGACGGACGCCGTCGAGGTGTACGAGTCGCTGCTGACGTTCGCGCCGCCGAGCCTCGACCTGCTGCTGCCGCACGCCAACTGGACCGCGCCGCCGTCCGGCGCCGGTGACCCCGCGCTCTACGGCCGCTGGCTGGCCACCGTCTTCGACCAGTGGTTCGACGCCGGGCGGGTGCGTACGGCCATTCGGCTGTTCACCGAGATCATCGGGCTGCTCATGGGGCTGCCCAGTGCCACAGAGGCGGTCGGGACGTCGCCCGTGGTCGCGGTTGTCGTCGACACCGACGGGGCGATCGAGCAGGTCGACTCGCTCAAGACCACGTACGCGGGCGCTCCCGTCACCGGATTCGACGTCTTTCGGCACCCCTTCGACCTGGCGCTCGACCATCCCGGCATCGCCGCGCGGCAGCTCGGCCTCGCCGCGCTCTCGTCAACGTGCAGGGACTGTCCGCTTGTTGAGGTGTGCGGGGGCGGAAACTACGCCCACCGGTTCCGGGCCGACTCCGGATTCCTGAATCCGTCCGTCTACTGCCAGGACCTGGACCATCTGATCAGGCACATCGCCGGGCGGCTCAGCGCGGCCGTCGGTGACGCACGATTGCGGGAGCGCTGA
- the fxsT gene encoding FxSxx-COOH system tetratricopeptide repeat protein, translating to MADRAGGAGSHGHYVISYAGFNRPWATWIAHQLEQLGHRTTLLRWDPPVSVSLTRALRSLLDAPGRILLVLDDWYFNLGPRSDEEWITALREVVPENEDRFAAVSVATRAIPPGGERLLPVDLRDLDSGEARRRILVRLGLPAVETPLGGGPAPRFPNDPPAVVNIPRRNLRFTGRDWALDELHSRLNRDGDGVSRVALRGISGVGKSQIAIEYAHRFGNNYDVVWWVNAGFRATAREQFADLAPRMQLWVGSEPGERIRAVHEALRTGKPHGRWLVIFDSADDMAQVEDLLPEGNGHVLVTTLTQDWATSGRLSEIPILPFIREESIAYVRRRAPRLTEHDADRLADAVQDLPLLLAQTAAWLDANRMPAKDYIELISKGGANQIGIRISDDYPMGFQTSWSITLNTLEANYPEASELLRLFALFSPDAIPVHLIQTAHPSHLPSHLASLAADPIRWYSALQRLSESTAVQLAYESSSEGEPLVGGATMHRLYHSFLTSTLPEERRETMSFVACEVLAGADPRDPGNAEQWPRYADLLAQLETSGALDSTRPVVRRLVLNCVEYLKSREEGRDGLALCEQTLARWRSRLAPDDPDMLQLTHQHANMLRRVGRLNEAEAVGRAVVDRLAEVRTADDPELLRAKNGLGGTLNVLGRYREAHQLFEAAAQIDSVDPQKDFQEKSNLALSLVLLGQYRQASALHRKILDARQKELGESHRKTLISGLYYAWTLRLLGDHAEATSRQRRNHRLFSEGVGQWHPNTLLAEHNLALCLRRGGDLDNAKRSMLRVVERSLRKRGSRDPDTLHAQADYATFLREHGDLHEARKLADVVANGYHDLVGPEHPFSIGTTGNIGLVLWKYGEREEALRIAETAWSGMAAGVGADHPWSLGCALNLSGARNYAGDEEGAAQLSAATLERATAVLGENHPLSLSCKAALSADLRSLRRGDEAARLEQEALHALTEKYGSGHPHTKAVSRRDRPYWDFEPQPT from the coding sequence ATGGCGGACCGGGCCGGGGGAGCCGGGTCCCATGGCCATTACGTCATCAGCTACGCGGGGTTCAACCGGCCGTGGGCCACCTGGATCGCGCACCAGCTGGAGCAGTTGGGCCATCGGACGACACTGTTGCGCTGGGACCCGCCCGTCAGTGTGTCGCTGACCCGGGCGCTGCGCAGTCTGCTGGACGCGCCCGGGCGGATTCTGCTCGTTCTGGACGACTGGTACTTCAACCTGGGGCCGCGCAGCGACGAGGAGTGGATCACCGCCCTTCGCGAGGTGGTCCCGGAGAACGAGGACCGGTTCGCCGCGGTCAGTGTGGCCACCCGTGCCATCCCGCCCGGCGGCGAGCGCCTGCTCCCCGTCGACCTGCGGGACCTGGACTCCGGTGAGGCCAGGCGGCGCATTCTCGTCCGGCTGGGACTGCCGGCCGTGGAGACGCCGCTGGGCGGTGGCCCAGCCCCGCGATTCCCCAACGATCCGCCGGCCGTGGTCAACATCCCCCGGCGGAACCTTCGTTTCACCGGTCGTGACTGGGCGCTCGACGAACTGCACTCCCGGCTGAACCGGGACGGGGACGGCGTTTCCAGAGTCGCGCTGCGCGGAATCTCGGGCGTGGGCAAGAGCCAGATCGCGATCGAGTACGCACACAGGTTCGGAAACAACTACGACGTCGTCTGGTGGGTCAACGCCGGGTTCCGCGCCACCGCCCGCGAACAGTTCGCCGATCTGGCACCCCGGATGCAGCTGTGGGTGGGCTCGGAACCGGGTGAGCGGATCCGCGCCGTGCACGAGGCGCTGCGCACCGGGAAACCGCACGGACGCTGGCTGGTGATCTTCGACAGCGCGGACGACATGGCACAGGTCGAGGATCTGCTGCCGGAGGGCAACGGCCATGTTCTGGTGACGACACTGACCCAGGACTGGGCCACCTCGGGCCGCCTCTCGGAGATCCCCATCCTGCCGTTCATCCGGGAGGAGTCGATCGCGTACGTCCGCCGCCGCGCCCCCCGCCTGACCGAGCACGACGCCGACAGGCTCGCGGACGCCGTGCAGGACCTGCCGCTGCTGCTGGCCCAGACGGCCGCCTGGCTGGACGCGAACAGGATGCCCGCCAAGGACTACATCGAACTGATCAGCAAGGGCGGGGCCAACCAGATCGGCATCCGTATCTCGGACGACTACCCCATGGGGTTCCAGACCAGCTGGTCGATCACGCTCAACACCCTGGAGGCGAACTACCCGGAGGCTTCCGAGCTGCTCCGCCTGTTCGCGTTGTTCTCGCCGGACGCCATTCCGGTGCACCTCATCCAGACCGCCCACCCGTCCCACCTGCCCAGCCATCTCGCCTCTCTCGCGGCCGACCCGATCCGCTGGTACTCCGCGCTGCAGCGGTTGTCGGAGTCCACTGCGGTACAACTCGCCTACGAGAGTTCGTCGGAGGGCGAACCCCTAGTGGGAGGCGCGACCATGCACCGGCTGTACCACAGCTTCCTGACCAGCACCCTGCCGGAGGAGCGTCGGGAGACGATGTCCTTCGTGGCCTGCGAGGTGCTGGCCGGTGCCGACCCGCGGGATCCCGGCAACGCCGAGCAATGGCCCAGATACGCCGATCTGCTCGCACAGTTGGAGACCTCCGGGGCGCTCGACAGCACCAGGCCGGTAGTGCGCAGACTGGTCCTGAACTGCGTCGAGTACCTGAAATCACGTGAGGAGGGCCGGGACGGACTCGCGCTCTGCGAACAGACCCTGGCCCGCTGGCGGAGCCGTCTGGCACCGGACGACCCCGACATGCTCCAGCTGACCCACCAGCACGCCAACATGCTGCGTCGCGTCGGACGTCTCAACGAGGCCGAGGCCGTGGGGCGCGCCGTCGTGGACCGGCTGGCCGAGGTCAGGACGGCCGACGATCCCGAACTGCTCCGCGCGAAGAACGGGTTGGGCGGCACCCTGAACGTCCTGGGCCGATACCGGGAGGCACATCAGCTCTTCGAAGCAGCCGCGCAGATCGACAGCGTCGACCCCCAGAAGGACTTCCAGGAGAAGTCCAACCTCGCTCTGTCGCTGGTGCTGCTGGGCCAGTACCGGCAGGCGTCCGCACTGCACCGGAAGATCCTTGACGCGCGCCAGAAGGAACTGGGCGAGTCCCACCGCAAGACGCTGATCTCAGGGCTCTACTACGCCTGGACCCTCCGCCTCCTCGGCGACCACGCCGAGGCCACGTCCCGGCAGCGGCGCAACCACCGGCTGTTCTCCGAGGGCGTGGGCCAATGGCACCCGAACACCCTCCTCGCCGAGCACAACCTGGCACTGTGCCTTCGCCGGGGCGGGGACCTGGACAACGCCAAGCGCTCCATGCTGCGCGTCGTGGAACGCAGCCTCCGCAAGCGCGGCTCGCGCGACCCCGACACCCTGCACGCCCAGGCCGACTACGCCACCTTCCTGCGCGAACACGGAGATCTGCACGAGGCGCGAAAACTGGCCGACGTGGTGGCCAACGGCTACCACGACCTGGTCGGGCCCGAGCACCCCTTCTCGATCGGTACAACAGGCAATATCGGCCTCGTCCTGTGGAAGTACGGTGAGCGCGAGGAAGCCCTGAGGATCGCCGAGACCGCCTGGAGCGGGATGGCCGCAGGGGTCGGCGCCGACCACCCGTGGTCCCTCGGCTGCGCCCTCAACCTCTCCGGCGCCCGCAACTACGCCGGAGACGAGGAAGGTGCCGCGCAGCTCAGCGCCGCGACCCTGGAACGGGCCACAGCGGTCCTCGGCGAGAACCACCCTCTGAGCTTGTCCTGCAAGGCCGCGCTCTCCGCTGATCTGCGATCGCTGCGACGGGGTGACGAGGCGGCGAGGCTGGAACAGGAGGCCCTGCACGCCCTCACGGAGAAGTACGGTTCCGGCCATCCCCATACCAAGGCGGTGAGCCGCCGGGACCGCCCCTACTGGGACTTCGAACCGCAGCCGACATGA
- a CDS encoding FxsB family cyclophane-forming radical SAM/SPASM peptide maturase, with protein MFPVSCEQSHSALGGFLAPWPLSVLDVQALRRTGLRSVPMRQFTLKVHSRCNLTCTYCYIYHGEDGSWRDHPPKVSAAVMRQTAHRIAEHARTHGLGEVRVALHGGEPLLSGPGVLVDYVRTVRAALPADCALRATVQSNGTLLTERALALLAQEGIRVGLSLDGGTPAFNRRRVDHAGRPSWRRALRAARLLARHPQSYAGLLCTIDVTADPGEVYRSLAALRPPVLDLLLPHGNWSNPPPGLPVRAPETARTGSRGATPYGDWLAAAFDLWWGSRSGEGPPPRIRIFSEIIALLLGLPSALEAVGLSPTAAIVVETDGQIEQLDSLKQTYEGAVVTGLDVFRNTFDESLDHPGVAARQIGVAALGVTCRTCPVIAVCGGGNYAHRYREGSGFRHPSVYCHDLERLIRHVAAALGPAIGGERPVPAVSALPPMAMPD; from the coding sequence GTCCAGGCACTGCGCCGTACCGGTCTGCGTTCGGTGCCGATGCGTCAGTTCACCCTCAAGGTGCACAGCAGATGCAACCTGACCTGCACGTACTGCTACATCTACCATGGTGAGGACGGCTCCTGGCGCGACCATCCGCCCAAGGTGTCCGCCGCCGTCATGCGACAGACGGCCCACCGGATCGCCGAACACGCGCGCACCCACGGACTGGGCGAGGTCCGAGTCGCTCTGCACGGGGGTGAGCCACTGCTGTCGGGCCCCGGCGTCCTGGTGGACTACGTCCGCACGGTCCGGGCCGCCCTGCCGGCCGACTGCGCACTGCGGGCGACCGTGCAGTCGAACGGCACCCTGCTCACCGAACGGGCCCTGGCCCTGCTGGCCCAGGAGGGCATCCGGGTCGGCCTGAGCCTCGACGGGGGCACCCCCGCGTTCAACAGACGCCGGGTGGACCATGCGGGGCGCCCGTCCTGGCGCCGGGCCCTGCGGGCGGCGCGCCTGCTCGCCCGCCACCCCCAGTCGTACGCCGGACTGCTCTGCACGATCGACGTCACGGCCGACCCGGGGGAGGTCTACCGCTCCCTCGCCGCCCTGCGGCCCCCGGTGCTCGACCTGCTGCTGCCGCACGGCAACTGGTCGAACCCGCCACCGGGACTGCCGGTGCGCGCTCCCGAGACGGCCCGGACCGGCAGCCGGGGCGCCACCCCCTACGGGGACTGGCTGGCCGCGGCCTTCGACCTGTGGTGGGGCAGCCGCTCGGGCGAGGGCCCGCCGCCACGGATCCGCATCTTCTCCGAGATCATCGCCCTGCTGCTGGGGCTGCCCAGCGCGCTGGAGGCCGTCGGGCTGTCGCCGACGGCGGCGATCGTGGTGGAGACCGACGGGCAGATCGAGCAATTGGATTCCCTCAAGCAAACATACGAGGGGGCTGTGGTCACTGGACTGGACGTCTTCCGCAACACCTTCGACGAGTCGCTGGACCATCCGGGCGTGGCAGCTCGGCAGATCGGCGTAGCGGCCCTGGGGGTCACCTGTCGGACCTGTCCCGTCATAGCTGTCTGCGGTGGCGGAAATTATGCCCATCGCTATCGTGAAGGAAGTGGTTTCAGGCATCCATCGGTGTACTGCCATGACCTGGAGCGGCTGATCCGGCATGTCGCGGCGGCACTGGGGCCGGCGATCGGAGGCGAACGTCCTGTTCCGGCCGTTTCGGCGCTGCCTCCCATGGCAATGCCTGACTAG